From one Musa acuminata AAA Group cultivar baxijiao chromosome BXJ2-6, Cavendish_Baxijiao_AAA, whole genome shotgun sequence genomic stretch:
- the LOC135615150 gene encoding NAC domain-containing protein 83-like yields MSHKPSLVRFGALRLPPGFRFHPTDEDLVVQYLKRKVFSCPLPASIIPEIDLGKYDPWNLPGALMEGDERYCFNRREAKYPNGKRSNRAARSGYWKARGKDKQIVASGCNQVVGMRRVLVFYRGKPPTSSPTDWMMHEYRLAGSDGRSLIYPQRKNSTHGLMIPSQDWVLCRIFKRRRAPIVVDEEEDIITNDVTDFSDFMDEREGDPTPSSSSSPEKSCVTELFDESSRGEETNSPP; encoded by the exons ATGAGTCACAAGCCGAGTCTTGTAAGGTTTGGAGCTCTCAGGCTGCCCCCTGGGTTTAGGTTCCACCCCACTGATGAAGACCTAGTCGTTCAGTACCTCAAGAGGAAGGTCTTCTCCTGCCCATTGCCAGCTTCCATCATTCCTGAGATCGATCTCGGGAAGTACGATCCATGGAACTTGCCTG GTGCACTAATGGAAGGCGATGAGAGGTATTGCTTCAACCGTAGAGAGGCGAAATATCCCAATGGGAAGCGATCAAACCGGGCGGCGAGATCCGGCTACTGGAAGGCCAGGGGGAAGGACAAGCAGATCGTAGCTTCTGGGTGCAACCAAGTGGTGGGGATGAGAAGGGTTTTGGTCTTCTACCGCGGAAAACCTCCTACCAGCTCTCCAACCGACTGGATGATGCATGAGTATCGCCTGGCCGGCTCTGATGGCAGAAGCTTGATCTACCCGCAGAGGAAGAACTCAACTCAT GGTTTGATGATTCCAAGCCAAGACTGGGTGCTTTGTCGCATTTTTAAGAGGAGAAGAGCCCCCATAGTCGTCGACGAGGAGGAGGACATCATTACAAACGACGTCACTGATTTCAGCGATTTCATGGACGAGAGAGAGGGTGATCCGACACCATCTTCATCCTCTTCGCCTGAGAAGAGCTGTGTCACCGAACTGTTTGATGAATCTAGCAGAGGAGAGGAAACTAATTCACCTCCCTGA